AGTACAATAAATGCATCAAACATCCCAAACTTGTTTGAAGCAAAAGCAATCGATACAGGTTTTCCTCAACATAATGTATTACAGGGCagagaagggcaggcctggtgcagtggtgagagctgtctcactgagtcaccaggtcgtgggttcgaagcagcctctccgtagattttgcgagggaaaggcttgtctcggtttatcccttccctagaccccactcatgtgggagcctccggcactgggtctgccctttaatGTATTACAGGGCAGGCTGCATGCGATTTCTTACCTCATCGAAAAATAGGATGCATGGGGAGTTAGTCCGTGCACGAGTGAATATTTTCCTAACTTCCGATTCACTCTCCCCAACATACTTGTTCAATAGCTCAGGCCCCTAATGAACCAGATAAAGAAAAAGCTTAGAACTACTTTGTATGGCATTGAAAAGCTGATGTGAAAATATGAAAGCATCAACTACCTTGATGTGAATAAAATTAGCCCCTGCCTCATGTGCCACTGCTTTTGCTATTAGTGTTTTTCCGCAACCAGGAGGTCCAAACAACAGGAAGCCAGCTTGCATATTCACTCCAAACACCTTGAAAGACACGAAACAAAGAGGGCATGAAAACAATACTCAAATGTAAATACAAAAGGTTAACAGTTATTGAAAAATAATAAACAGTATGGCTGTGAATGACCTTATTGAGAAATAATCAAGTTCTCTCAACTCCTACGGTATCACAAAGTTGATGACTAGACATGATACAGAAATAAGAATTGTAAAATAAACTTCTGAGGCAGTAAATTCAATTCAGCATTCACCTCATAGTCTTCAGGGTGCTTGATACGACGAATAATACAGCGGTCAAACTCTTTTCTTAATGAATCAAGACCTCCAACATCATCCCATGTGACATCAGGGACAGAAGAAAACCCTTCTCTTCTCAAAGATGGCTGAACCATTTTTGTTGCTTCCTTCAGATAGTGAAGAGAAGATTATTAAAAATAATAGTCCATGGATCTGATAAAAATATAACAACAGAATAGAACTAGAGGGAAAGGCATGGCCATGATATACAGAGGTGGCATGAAAAGAAAATCAATCGATCATGTTGCAAATTGTAGCAGCTTAGATGACATTAAATCTAAATTAAAAGTGAAAAATACAAAGGTTACTGGGGAAAGAGATGTCCTAAAAATTAACAAAATAAGAAGATAAAAGGTTTTTGGGAAAAATGGATCAAGGCATAATCCAAATCTAGCTTACACAGGATGAAATTAACAGAGTTATTGGACATGTTCTGTTCATAGAAAAGGTGCAAAGCTTACCTCAAAATCATCCATAGTAATATGTAGGCCCTCCACCTCACTTTCATCCCAGGGTTGTCTCCACCAGTCATGCTTGCtattcccatcatgctcacggcGATATTGAACTCTTCTTTCATCAATTATTCTCTTCATTGCTAGATTCCCTGCTTTATCCACTAATGCCTTCAAGTCAGCACCAACAAAACCTGGTGTCGCCCTAGCTATCTTGAACAAGTCAAATTCGCCTTCAAGTCGAAGATGCTGAGTAAGCATCTTCAGTATTTGTTTTCGTGCATTCTCATCTGGAACACCAAGAGATATCTCTCGGTCAAACCTTCCTGGCCTTCGCAGAGCTTGATCCACAGCATCAGGCCTATTTGTGGCTCCAATGACAATAACATAACCAGGTTTCTTTTCAGATGACTCAGCATCCGAATTGCCACTGCCCGATCCAATATTCTGGTGGAATTGATCCATGCACGTCATTAATTGAGTAACTATACGCCGTTCCATCTCTCGTTGCAGATTCTCCCTCTTGGATGCAATTGCATCTATCTCATCAATAAATACAATCGAGGGAGCAGTCCGATAGGCCTTCTGAAACAAGCCCCTGATGTTTTCTTCAGAAGCTCCTGCAAGAACATAGGCATAATGAGGTCAGCTTCTGCATGAATTCTGACAGAGAATTTGAATTTATCCTTGTGCACGAGTGAATGTTTATCCACAAAAAGAGAGTATGTATCCTCACATTTGTTGGCTAAGTCGTAAGGGTGGCAGCAAAGCTGGATCAATACCAGATCTTCGAAATATATCCTCACATCTGAATTTTTCAGCACCTATTTAGCATGATTCTGATTTCATGATGGCTAACCAGGTTTAACATATGGTAGTGCCTTGTTAGTAACAACATACTATTGTCTTATTGAGCACTACACTGATATTAGGAAaaacttgtccagatattgagTATTGACAATGCCTAAACAGAGCTCATCCTATCTCATCAATTCCTAGATTGTGCAATATTAGGAACACCAATCTCCCACAGCGACAGCTACATTTAGTATGCTAAATACACATCTTGCAAGGTAAACAGCACCATTAATTTTACAGCCTGCACTGATGACATCTAATCAAGCAAAAGGGCACAGGCAGCACACATATTCATAATCAAACATGACTAGCAGCTTAAACTCATTTGTCCAAATACTCAACACGAGCAAAGCATCAAGCTTTCTCCCTCATTATTTTGATGCAAGGAATCAGAAAACATACCAGACACCCCAGATACGACTTCCGGTGCGGAGATCTTATAGAACGGCACACCAGTCTCGTTGGCAATGGCATGGGCAAGGGTGGTCTTTCCGCAACCAGGCGGTCCGTGCAGCAGCAGCCCGGCGATAGGCCTGACGCCAAGTCGGTGTGGCAGCTCAGGATGGCACAGAGGCACGACCACCTCCATCATGAGCTCCTCGATCACCGCCTCCATCCCGCCGAGGTCGGCGAACCTCGGCCCCTTGTCCCCTCTGCCGAACCCTTCAGCAGCAGCCAGGGCGGCCTCCGGCTtggcgtcgccgccgccaccgccgtcggcCGTGATGAGGCGGCGCGGCTTCTCTGCGGTGACCTCGATCTCCAGCTGCTGGTTCCGCTTGGCCGTCTGCGCGGCGTAGTTGGAGCGGATAATGGAGTTGGTGAGGTCGAAGGTGCGGGCTGGTGGCGACGGGTGGGCGGCGGCGTCGGagacggaggtggaggaggaggtggtggcgtgggcgtcgtggcggcggcgggaggcggaggagccgtcggaggaggaggaggagtcagaggaggaaggggaggcggGGGAGGGGATGGGGATGGAAGCGAGAGCGCGGCGGACGCAGGCGACGAAGGGGCCGTGCTTATGGCGGCCGAGCTTCGGGTGGTGGATGCGGAGGGTGTTGGCGACGTCCTCGGCGGAGGCGCCGCGGCGGGCTAGGCCGCCGTTGACTATGCGGCGGTGGAGTTCCCACTCTAAGGACGACAGCTGGGAGCGGCCGGCGCTGTTGCCGGCGTGGCGCGGGCGCTTCGCCATGGGTGCCGTGACGCGGGGTCGCGACTGCCGCGTGCGACGAAGAGGAGAGAGGCGAGAGGCGGAGGGGACGGCGGCGGCCTGGCCAAACCCTAATCGCGCAGCCCCGCGGCCGCAGCGTGCAATCCAACGGCGGCGGAGCTGGCGGGCTGATGCTTCCTTCTCTTTTTGCTTCCGTTCCCAGCGTAGGGCCTCTTTGGAACCTAGCAATCCAAAAAAGtaggaatagaaaaaaaataCAGGAATAATGTACCATGAAAAAATGAAAAACTATGGGATTTCAAAACACAGGAACAGAAAATTTAGACTGTTTGAAACACAGGAATTGATGACATAGCAATTTATGGTGAGCAGAATGCTTTTCTCCTCCCTGGCCTCGGACTTCCGCAAAACCACGACTCGGAGTGGACGCTTTTTTTCCCGTGTTTTGTGAAGCACGCGATTCCTTTCCTTTGAAACGGCTGGCTGCTCTCCTCCGTTCCAAACGGTGTATGATGTTAGCAAAACAAAGGAATGCAAATTCCTTTAAAAATCCTCCAATCCAAACAGGCTCGTAGTATAAGTTCTCGCTGGATTTGTGTTACAATGCCCATAGAAAGCCCAAATCTTTTTTTTATATAGAAGAAAGCCCACATCTTTTATTAATGACTCAAACCGCGTCGCGGTAACAAAAAAGTATTTCGCCACATCATCACGATGTCATCTAACAAATCTGAACCGATGGATGACAATCTAACAGCATGAGTGATGCTACAAGCAGCCGGTGCCTTCTGGACTTCTCAcgatacaaaaaatatatatatgtagaGTTACCGATAGGGTATAGGTAAATAAAAAATTACATACTCCATGACCGGCACTTCAGCTTGTTAAAAAAAATGTTAAGGGAAAGCCCAACTAATACTGGGCTTTTAGTTGGCCTACAATTGTCAtttcattaaattaaattaaaataTGGTCTAACTACGAAACCTAGAAACAATGTGTGGGCAGATTCCAAGCGCGACAACGCCGTGCACTGTCCTAGTGAATCTCTGAAAGGCCCAACCAACCTTTATGCCCACCACTTCCCCTAAAAAAATCTGTTACCAAGAATTCAAGAAATTCCAATAAAAAAATCTGTTAGCAAGAAAGTTTTTTTTActgtaaaaaagaaaaaaaaatttagGGTCGGAACAACGAGTAAGGGAGAGTGAGCTCTTCACAATCACTAGAAACCTGTCGAAAGGTTAAAAAAAAACAATGCCGATTCTGTTTCTAGATAGAAAATTTTAcagtgattttcctttttttactAGAGACCAGAACCACCTCCAGGGTAGTTCCTCCCGATTCCGATTCTTACTCTGCTACCTCCTCTCTACTCTAGAAATATTTCTAGTGATCCTCTTGAACAAAACcaattagggcctgtttagaaCGGAGGAATACAAAACATAGGAATAGGAAAAAACGCAGAAACAAGAAAACACAGGAATTGAATGAATGAGTAAAACAGAGGATTGGAAAAACATAGGAATTTCATAGGAGTtgtgtttggaacacaggaatttaAATATCTCAGGAATTTGAGGGAGCTAGAAATAAATCTAAGTGCTTAGACTAATGTACAATATTCTTTCTTATAATTAGAGATTAGTAGAGATCAGACTAAGTAGGTTCAACAGATGGAGTGGACCCACATGCCAGTTGTGGTTTCCTTTGCTCTCATCCACTCGTTTCTTGTCTTTTTTTAATGCCTCGTTTCTTATCCTCCGGTCTCAGAGATGAGAATAAGATGGCAGCAAGCCAACAACAAATCCTTCTGCTTCTCTATGATTGCTGCTCCTTTCTTGCAAACAAGGTACTGCTAATGAGGCTCCTCAAGTGATATTAACAAGGTCGTAAGTCCATCCTTCACGCGGGAAATTTTCCAACGAATCGAGGTAGATGTTTTATTTCCTCTACTTTGCATAGGAAAGGAAGCCTTTTCAGAGAAAAGGGATGACGgattcctccattccaaacacaGGGTGACGTAAGCAAAATGAAGGAATCTCATTCCTTTGAAATTCCTATGGAAAAACtccaatccaaacaggcccttaaaatCGATTGTTCTTCACTCATAAATAAATTTACCATTTAATCTATTTTTATGATTTTCTCCATGTAAAGCAATGATTTTTGTCACCCTTCAAGATCAGAATCCTGCCAGCTGCTAGCCAAACAATCGAGAGAGCGATATTTTGTAATTCACCTAAAGAAATGCTTCTAAGAAGAAACTGAAAGCATCTACATCTCTACCAAATAATGCGGCCGAGTTTGAGGCTTTCCCATGCTTATTCCGTTGTTGCACTTGCACCGGAGGGTCAGTACGTCCATCATCGTCAAGACATCGAGGAAGACCTAGTTTTGAGATTGTATATATCCACATTTGATCCGTGCATGGACTATGAGCTAACCAAATAAGTGAACTCAACAAGATGATCATCGGCATGAAGAAAGAGCTCgatcactactacaggaatggtTTCTAGGGACGGCGGGTGAgactttgtagaggcggctcgacCAGCCGCTTCTACCATACCGTTTCTACAAAccattcatttgtaggggcggttcccagaccctACAGTATATGTGTGTTATGTGTGTGTAGGggccctataatacctgtttgtagggggcctacagtattttttttttgtcaaaaaaaattaaatttacaattcaaattcgaccgatatatatatatatatatatatatatatatatatatatatatatatatatatatatatat
The nucleotide sequence above comes from Miscanthus floridulus cultivar M001 chromosome 18, ASM1932011v1, whole genome shotgun sequence. Encoded proteins:
- the LOC136519419 gene encoding cell division control protein 48 homolog C-like; translation: MAKRPRHAGNSAGRSQLSSLEWELHRRIVNGGLARRGASAEDVANTLRIHHPKLGRHKHGPFVACVRRALASIPIPSPASPSSSDSSSSSDGSSASRRRHDAHATTSSSTSVSDAAAHPSPPARTFDLTNSIIRSNYAAQTAKRNQQLEIEVTAEKPRRLITADGGGGGDAKPEAALAAAEGFGRGDKGPRFADLGGMEAVIEELMMEVVVPLCHPELPHRLGVRPIAGLLLHGPPGCGKTTLAHAIANETGVPFYKISAPEVVSGVSGASEENIRGLFQKAYRTAPSIVFIDEIDAIASKRENLQREMERRIVTQLMTCMDQFHQNIGSGSGNSDAESSEKKPGYVIVIGATNRPDAVDQALRRPGRFDREISLGVPDENARKQILKMLTQHLRLEGEFDLFKIARATPGFVGADLKALVDKAGNLAMKRIIDERRVQYRREHDGNSKHDWWRQPWDESEVEGLHITMDDFEEATKMVQPSLRREGFSSVPDVTWDDVGGLDSLRKEFDRCIIRRIKHPEDYEVFGVNMQAGFLLFGPPGCGKTLIAKAVAHEAGANFIHIKGPELLNKYVGESESEVRKIFTRARTNSPCILFFDEVDALTTKRGKEGGWVVERLLNQLLIELDGADQRQGVYVIGATNRIDVIDDAVLRPGRFGKKHYVPLPGADERVSILKAQARSKPVSADVDLDALARRAECNNLTGADLASLVNEAAMVALEERLEFLENGTSSMSSSCLIEISHFERAVSKVKPSVSEQQIKHYEALSKRYSSN